The Gillisia sp. Hel_I_86 genome has a segment encoding these proteins:
- a CDS encoding lipoprotein signal peptidase — MSLKKASLIIILILLVDQISKIYIKTNFVLGEEVKVFEWFSILFVENEGMAWGAKIPGEYGKLLLTLFRLGAIVGIGYWLWDSVRNNGSRILITAIAFIFAGAFGNIIDSVFYGLIFNDSYGHVAQFLPENGGYGTLFHGKVVDMLYFPLYEGVLPTWIPIWGGDYFSFFDPVFNIADTAISVGVGLLLLFNKKAFPKAETEEVGHSS, encoded by the coding sequence ATGTCTTTAAAAAAAGCTTCCCTAATTATAATTTTGATCCTTTTGGTAGATCAAATCTCTAAAATCTATATTAAAACAAATTTCGTTTTAGGAGAGGAAGTTAAGGTGTTTGAATGGTTTAGTATCCTTTTTGTGGAAAATGAAGGGATGGCTTGGGGCGCAAAAATCCCCGGAGAATATGGTAAATTATTGCTTACCCTTTTTAGATTGGGTGCAATAGTTGGGATAGGCTATTGGTTATGGGATTCTGTAAGAAATAATGGTTCACGTATTTTGATTACTGCTATAGCATTTATTTTTGCGGGTGCTTTTGGAAATATTATAGATTCGGTTTTCTATGGTCTTATCTTCAACGATAGTTACGGCCATGTAGCTCAATTTTTGCCTGAAAATGGTGGCTATGGCACCTTGTTTCACGGGAAGGTGGTGGATATGCTTTATTTTCCCTTATATGAGGGAGTATTGCCCACGTGGATCCCTATTTGGGGCGGGGATTATTTTTCTTTCTTCGATCCTGTGTTCAATATAGCAGATACTGCAATTAGTGTAGGGGTTGGATTGTTGTTGCTTTTCAACAAAAAAGCATTTCCTAAAGCGGAAACAGAGGAAGTAGGGCATTCTTCTTAA
- a CDS encoding TraR/DksA family transcriptional regulator, which produces MSTEIKERYSDADLAEFKTLILEKIRKAQEQLDLYKSAYVNDGNNGTDDTSPTFKAFEEGSETQSKEANSQLAIRQEKFIRDLKNALVRIESKTYGICRVTGKLIAKERLKLVPHATLSIEAKNMQR; this is translated from the coding sequence ATGTCAACAGAAATTAAAGAACGTTACAGCGATGCCGATCTGGCAGAATTCAAGACCTTGATCTTAGAAAAGATAAGAAAGGCACAAGAGCAATTAGATCTTTACAAGAGTGCATATGTGAACGATGGTAACAATGGGACCGATGATACCTCGCCCACGTTCAAAGCTTTTGAAGAAGGAAGTGAAACACAAAGTAAAGAAGCCAACTCTCAACTTGCAATTAGGCAGGAGAAATTTATAAGGGACTTAAAAAACGCACTGGTGCGTATTGAAAGTAAAACTTATGGAATATGTAGGGTTACTGGAAAGCTAATTGCAAAGGAGCGTCTAAAGTTGGTTCCTCATGCAACCTTAAGTATTGAAGCAAAAAACATGCAGCGTTAA
- the ileS gene encoding isoleucine--tRNA ligase: MSAKFPEYKGLDLPKVAEEILDYWKEDEIFEKSMSLREGAKPFVFFEGPPSANGLPGIHHVMARSIKDIFCRYKTQKGFQVKRKAGWDTHGLPIELGVEKELGITKEDIGTKISVEKYNEACKSAVMRYTGIWNDLTEKMGYWVDMEDPYITYKSKYMETVWWLLSEIYKKGLIYKGYTIQPYSPKAGTGLSSHELNQPGTYQDVTDTTVTAMFKAKPETLPDFLSEVSNEIYLTAWTTTPWTLPSNTALTVGPKIEYALVSTFNQYTFQPIHVIMAKNLVAKQFDKKFNKVENKEALEAYKQGDKIPYFIEKTFKGADLVGMRYEQLMPYAQPYENPENAFRVIAGDFVTTEDGTGIVHTAPTFGADDAMVAKQAVPEVPPLLVKDKNDNLVPLVDLQGKFREELGALGGKYVKNEYYEDGEAPERSVDVEIAIQLKEDNRAFKVEKYVHSYPNCWRTDKPILYYPLDSWFIKVTDFKDRMFELNQTINWKPKATGEGRFGNWLANANDWNLSRSRYWGVPLPIWRTEDGKEEIMIGSIKELKAEISKAVEAGFMTEDIFAEFEEDNFSDENYELVDLHKNVVDTIILVSASGKPMKRESDLIDVWFDSGSMPYAQWHYPFENKEMVEGGERKADFIAEGVDQTRGWFYTLHAIATMIFDDVAYKNVVSNGLVLDKNGQKMSKRLGNAVDPFETLAAFGPDATRWYMISNANPWDNLKFDIEGIAEVSRKFFGTLYNTYSFFGLYANLDNFSYKEEDVPMKDRPEIDRWVLSELHTLIEKVDKFYADYEPTKATRAISEFVQENLSNWFVRLSRRRFWKGDYEQDKISAYQTLYTCLLTVAKLGSPVAPFFMDKLYKDLNEVSGKEQFSSVHLADFPVFDKSMIDASLEHKMQKAQTISSLVLSLRKKEMIKVRQPLQRVMIPVLDEAQRAEILAVEDLIKSEVNVKSIELIDDASGLLVKQVKPNFKVLGPRYGKDMKAVVGVINNFTAKDIETVEKDGEIAVDVNGKMIKLAGTDVIITSQDIEGWLVASSGKITVALDVSISEELKKEGIARELVNRIQNLRKDSGLEVTDTIDVTLLRDGIVEDAVQQNIKYIKNETLTANLEFADVINIGTEIEFDDIVTKLSIKKH, translated from the coding sequence ATGAGCGCAAAGTTCCCTGAGTATAAAGGACTTGACTTACCAAAAGTTGCTGAAGAAATTCTTGACTATTGGAAAGAGGATGAGATTTTTGAAAAAAGCATGAGTTTGCGAGAGGGCGCCAAACCTTTTGTGTTTTTTGAAGGACCTCCTTCGGCAAATGGCCTACCGGGAATTCACCACGTGATGGCGCGCTCCATTAAAGATATTTTTTGCCGATATAAAACTCAAAAAGGATTTCAGGTTAAGAGAAAAGCAGGATGGGATACCCATGGGTTGCCCATTGAGCTTGGCGTAGAAAAAGAACTAGGGATCACTAAAGAGGATATTGGCACCAAAATAAGTGTAGAGAAATACAACGAAGCCTGTAAAAGTGCAGTCATGCGTTATACGGGAATTTGGAACGATCTTACCGAAAAAATGGGATATTGGGTAGATATGGAAGATCCATATATCACCTACAAGTCCAAATATATGGAAACGGTTTGGTGGTTGCTTTCTGAAATATATAAGAAAGGGCTTATCTATAAAGGATATACCATTCAGCCTTATTCCCCAAAAGCAGGAACTGGATTGAGTTCTCATGAGCTGAATCAGCCGGGGACCTACCAAGATGTCACAGATACCACGGTGACGGCGATGTTTAAAGCTAAGCCAGAAACCTTACCGGATTTCCTTTCGGAAGTTTCCAACGAGATCTATTTGACCGCATGGACAACGACTCCTTGGACCCTACCTTCCAACACCGCGCTTACTGTTGGACCAAAAATAGAATATGCATTGGTTTCTACTTTTAATCAGTATACTTTTCAGCCAATTCATGTTATCATGGCGAAGAATTTGGTAGCAAAGCAATTCGATAAGAAATTCAATAAAGTTGAAAATAAGGAGGCTCTGGAAGCCTATAAGCAAGGAGATAAAATCCCATATTTTATAGAAAAAACCTTTAAGGGAGCCGATCTGGTTGGGATGAGATATGAGCAATTAATGCCGTATGCACAGCCTTACGAAAATCCTGAAAATGCGTTTAGGGTGATCGCCGGGGATTTTGTTACTACCGAAGATGGTACCGGAATAGTACATACTGCTCCAACTTTTGGTGCAGATGATGCCATGGTTGCAAAACAAGCAGTTCCTGAGGTACCGCCATTATTGGTGAAAGACAAGAACGATAATTTAGTGCCTTTGGTAGATCTTCAGGGAAAGTTTAGGGAAGAACTTGGAGCGCTTGGCGGAAAATATGTGAAGAATGAATATTATGAAGATGGAGAAGCGCCAGAGAGATCTGTAGATGTAGAGATCGCAATTCAGTTAAAAGAAGACAACCGTGCTTTTAAAGTTGAAAAATATGTGCACAGTTATCCAAACTGCTGGAGAACAGATAAACCTATTTTATACTACCCTTTAGATTCTTGGTTCATTAAAGTGACCGATTTTAAGGACAGAATGTTTGAGCTGAACCAGACGATCAACTGGAAGCCAAAAGCAACCGGCGAGGGAAGGTTTGGAAATTGGTTGGCCAATGCAAACGACTGGAATTTATCCAGAAGTAGGTATTGGGGCGTGCCATTGCCTATTTGGAGGACAGAAGACGGGAAAGAAGAAATAATGATAGGTTCTATTAAAGAACTAAAAGCGGAAATAAGCAAGGCTGTTGAAGCCGGATTTATGACCGAAGACATTTTTGCTGAATTTGAAGAGGATAATTTCTCTGATGAGAATTACGAACTGGTAGACCTTCACAAGAATGTGGTAGATACTATTATTCTGGTTTCAGCTTCAGGAAAACCGATGAAACGTGAATCAGATCTTATAGATGTGTGGTTCGATTCTGGTTCTATGCCGTATGCGCAGTGGCATTATCCTTTCGAGAACAAGGAGATGGTGGAGGGCGGCGAGCGAAAAGCCGATTTCATTGCGGAAGGAGTAGACCAGACCCGGGGTTGGTTCTATACGCTGCACGCTATTGCAACGATGATCTTTGATGATGTTGCCTACAAGAATGTTGTTTCCAACGGGTTGGTACTGGACAAGAACGGACAAAAAATGTCCAAACGCCTTGGAAATGCAGTAGATCCTTTTGAAACCTTGGCTGCTTTTGGGCCAGATGCCACCAGGTGGTATATGATCTCCAATGCAAACCCATGGGATAACCTGAAATTTGACATTGAAGGTATTGCAGAGGTCAGCAGAAAATTCTTCGGAACACTTTATAATACGTATTCTTTCTTTGGTTTATATGCCAATTTGGATAATTTCAGTTATAAAGAGGAAGATGTGCCAATGAAAGACCGTCCGGAAATAGATCGTTGGGTACTTTCAGAATTGCATACGCTTATTGAAAAAGTAGATAAATTCTATGCAGACTATGAGCCAACCAAAGCTACCAGGGCGATTTCAGAATTTGTTCAGGAAAACTTAAGTAACTGGTTTGTAAGATTGAGCAGAAGAAGGTTCTGGAAAGGCGATTACGAGCAGGATAAAATTTCAGCATACCAAACTTTATATACCTGTTTATTAACGGTAGCTAAATTAGGTTCTCCGGTAGCGCCATTTTTTATGGATAAACTATATAAGGACTTAAATGAAGTTTCAGGAAAAGAGCAATTCTCTTCGGTGCATTTAGCAGATTTCCCTGTTTTTGATAAATCGATGATCGATGCATCCTTGGAGCATAAAATGCAAAAAGCACAAACCATTTCTTCCTTGGTGCTTTCTTTACGTAAAAAAGAAATGATCAAAGTGCGCCAACCTTTACAAAGAGTGATGATCCCGGTTTTGGATGAAGCGCAAAGAGCAGAGATCCTGGCCGTGGAAGATCTTATAAAATCTGAAGTGAACGTAAAGTCCATAGAGCTAATAGATGATGCTTCGGGCTTGCTTGTAAAACAGGTAAAACCTAATTTTAAAGTTCTGGGGCCTAGGTATGGCAAGGATATGAAGGCTGTAGTTGGAGTTATTAACAATTTCACCGCAAAAGACATAGAAACTGTTGAGAAGGATGGCGAAATTGCTGTTGATGTTAACGGAAAAATGATTAAATTGGCGGGCACAGATGTTATCATCACATCGCAGGATATTGAAGGATGGTTAGTTGCCAGTAGCGGAAAGATTACGGTAGCGTTAGATGTAAGCATTTCGGAAGAATTGAAAAAAGAAGGAATTGCTCGGGAATTGGTAAATAGAATTCAGAACTTAAGAAAGGATTCCGGCCTGGAAGTAACCGATACCATAGATGTGACCCTGCTTAGAGATGGCATTGTCGAGGATGCTGTACAACAAAATATAAAGTATATTAAGAACGAGACACTCACTGCAAATCTCGAGTTTGCAGATGTAATTAATATTGGTACGGAAATTGAATTCGACGATATCGTTACAAAGCTGAGTATCAAAAAACATTAA
- a CDS encoding TonB-dependent receptor gives MRFSHLALFCFLIVVSGLRAQEIVVLDQDSKEPLVNVAIYNIGKTKNSITNLNGRADISKFNLDEVLIFKHISHLEKRMLKSEISTSSKVFLLQDENMLQEVVLSVAKFQQEKKDIPQRIVSLSSEEIAFSNAQTAADLMESSGNVYVQKSQLGGGSPMIRGFSTNRLLIAVDGVRMNTAIFRSGNIQNIISIDPLAVERAEIILGPGSVVYGSDAIGGVMNFYTLKPSYSLEGKKQLSVNAYSRYATANEEKTTHADFNIGIEKWAFLSSVTYSDFGDLKMGSHGPDEFLRPEYVSSINGEDRVVSNPDPKVQVPTGYNQINLLQKVAFMPNEDWDFSLGLIYSKTSDYSRYDRLVQKRDGNLRYAEWYYGPQSWFMGNFNLNKNGNGKRYDKVQFTAAYQNFVESRFDRKFEDEKLYENEEKVAAYSANLDFEKDFGEDKLFYGMEYVLDIVSSTGANRNILTSEMGRNASRYPDGATWQSLAAYSSYNWKLNEALSLQSGLRYNHIIIKADFPASVYDFPFSNANINTGALTGSAGLSWQQNKNTEWKLNLSTAFRAPNIDDIGKIFDSEPGAVVTPNPNLKPEYAYNGEMGVKWHLFEGFILDLATFYTYLDDAMVRRDYTMDGRTTIEYQGEPNRVQAIQNAASAYVYGFEGGLEAKLLNNLKLVSQITITKGKEEQEDGSKAPLRHAAPLYGNTHLVWNKNRLKLDLFSEYNGKLDFAELAPSEQDKAYLYAMDSNGNPYFAGWYTLSFTGQYLLSENWTATISLENITDQLYRTYSSGISAAGRNLILAVRYSL, from the coding sequence ATGCGATTTTCCCACCTTGCCCTTTTTTGTTTTTTAATTGTTGTTTCTGGCCTTCGGGCTCAGGAAATTGTTGTTTTGGATCAGGATTCAAAAGAACCATTGGTGAATGTGGCCATCTATAATATTGGTAAAACCAAGAACAGCATTACCAATTTAAATGGGAGGGCAGATATTTCGAAATTCAATTTAGATGAGGTATTGATTTTTAAGCATATTTCGCATTTGGAGAAGCGTATGTTGAAATCGGAAATAAGTACAAGTAGCAAGGTCTTTTTATTACAAGATGAAAACATGTTGCAGGAAGTAGTGCTTTCTGTGGCCAAATTTCAGCAGGAGAAAAAAGACATCCCACAAAGAATAGTAAGTTTATCTTCAGAAGAAATAGCTTTTTCCAATGCTCAAACTGCCGCAGATCTTATGGAAAGTTCGGGGAATGTATATGTTCAAAAAAGTCAGTTGGGAGGAGGAAGCCCCATGATTCGAGGTTTTTCGACCAATAGATTGTTAATTGCAGTGGATGGGGTGCGTATGAATACCGCAATTTTTAGGAGTGGAAACATCCAAAACATCATTTCCATAGATCCCCTCGCTGTGGAGCGGGCAGAGATCATTTTGGGCCCGGGATCGGTAGTGTATGGAAGCGATGCTATTGGAGGGGTAATGAATTTTTATACGCTGAAACCTTCTTATTCCCTTGAAGGGAAAAAACAATTGTCAGTAAATGCTTATTCGAGATATGCGACTGCCAATGAGGAAAAGACAACTCATGCCGATTTTAATATCGGGATCGAAAAATGGGCTTTTTTAAGCAGTGTTACGTATTCAGATTTTGGGGATCTTAAAATGGGAAGTCATGGCCCGGATGAATTTTTGCGACCGGAGTATGTAAGTAGCATAAATGGAGAAGATAGGGTGGTTTCCAATCCAGATCCTAAAGTGCAGGTTCCTACTGGTTACAATCAGATAAACTTGCTTCAAAAAGTGGCTTTTATGCCAAATGAGGATTGGGATTTTAGTCTTGGATTGATCTATTCCAAGACATCAGACTATTCCAGATACGATAGATTGGTTCAAAAAAGGGATGGAAATTTACGCTATGCTGAATGGTATTATGGACCACAATCCTGGTTTATGGGGAACTTCAACCTTAATAAAAACGGAAATGGTAAACGCTACGATAAAGTGCAATTTACTGCTGCGTACCAAAATTTTGTAGAAAGTCGTTTCGATAGAAAATTTGAAGACGAAAAGCTTTATGAAAATGAAGAAAAGGTAGCTGCCTATTCTGCCAACCTGGATTTTGAGAAAGACTTTGGTGAGGACAAACTTTTTTATGGGATGGAATATGTTTTGGATATTGTGAGCTCAACTGGAGCAAATAGGAATATTTTAACCAGTGAAATGGGGCGAAATGCTTCCAGATATCCCGATGGGGCCACCTGGCAATCCTTAGCGGCTTATTCCAGTTATAATTGGAAACTGAACGAAGCTTTAAGTTTGCAATCTGGATTGCGTTACAATCATATTATTATCAAAGCAGATTTCCCGGCTTCGGTTTATGATTTTCCTTTTAGCAATGCTAACATTAATACGGGAGCCCTTACGGGGAGTGCCGGGCTTAGTTGGCAACAAAACAAGAATACAGAGTGGAAATTGAATCTATCTACCGCATTTCGCGCACCGAATATTGATGATATCGGAAAGATATTCGATTCTGAGCCGGGCGCTGTTGTTACGCCAAATCCCAACCTGAAACCAGAATACGCCTACAATGGGGAAATGGGCGTAAAATGGCATTTGTTTGAAGGTTTCATTTTAGACCTAGCTACTTTTTACACCTATTTGGATGATGCGATGGTAAGGCGGGATTATACGATGGATGGAAGAACGACCATCGAATACCAAGGAGAACCGAATAGGGTACAGGCGATACAAAATGCGGCTAGCGCCTATGTTTATGGGTTTGAAGGAGGATTGGAAGCAAAATTGCTGAACAACTTAAAACTTGTCTCTCAAATTACAATTACCAAAGGAAAAGAGGAACAGGAGGATGGAAGTAAAGCACCGCTTAGACATGCTGCACCGCTTTATGGAAACACGCATTTGGTCTGGAACAAGAATAGGTTGAAACTGGACCTGTTTTCAGAATATAATGGAAAATTGGATTTCGCGGAGCTAGCTCCTTCAGAACAGGACAAGGCTTATTTATATGCCATGGATAGCAATGGAAATCCTTATTTCGCAGGTTGGTATACTTTAAGTTTCACGGGACAATACCTTCTTTCAGAAAATTGGACAGCAACCATTTCTCTAGAGAACATCACGGACCAGCTGTATAGGACTTATTCTTCAGGAATCTCGGCCGCTGGTAGGAATTTAATTTTGGCGGTGAGGTATAGTTTGTAA
- the recO gene encoding DNA repair protein RecO has protein sequence MVVHTNAIVISALKYAEADLIVKCYTQKSGLKTYMLRGILKSRKGKFKASLFQPLTQLELVAKHKDKGSLEYLQDAKILVHYQTLHTEVVKSTMVMFISEMLKNTIHEEEKNEELYDYLENTFNWLDSHSDIANFHLLFLLKLTRHLGFYPEDSEKNLMYFNLLDGVFQHSKTNVYCIGGGLLNNLKLLLGTKFEALGQVKLSKPNRAELLELLLNYYQLHIESFKKPKSLTVLHEIFN, from the coding sequence ATGGTAGTTCATACCAATGCAATTGTAATAAGCGCTTTAAAATATGCAGAGGCCGATTTGATCGTGAAATGTTACACGCAAAAATCGGGGCTTAAAACCTATATGTTGCGAGGGATTCTAAAATCCAGAAAAGGAAAATTCAAAGCCTCTCTTTTTCAGCCTTTAACACAGTTGGAGCTAGTGGCGAAACATAAAGATAAGGGGAGTCTGGAATATTTGCAAGATGCCAAGATTTTAGTGCATTATCAAACCCTACATACCGAGGTGGTTAAATCTACCATGGTGATGTTTATTTCAGAAATGCTGAAGAATACCATTCATGAAGAGGAGAAAAATGAAGAATTGTATGATTATTTGGAAAACACCTTTAATTGGCTGGATTCACATTCGGACATTGCGAATTTTCATCTATTGTTTTTGCTGAAATTGACCAGGCACCTAGGTTTTTACCCTGAAGATTCAGAAAAAAATCTCATGTATTTTAATTTACTGGATGGTGTGTTTCAACATTCAAAAACAAATGTTTATTGTATAGGTGGCGGTTTGCTCAATAATTTGAAGCTTTTATTGGGCACAAAATTTGAGGCACTAGGCCAAGTAAAACTCAGCAAACCCAATAGGGCTGAATTGCTGGAATTGTTGCTGAACTATTATCAATTACACATAGAATCCTTTAAAAAACCCAAATCCCTGACCGTACTTCACGAAATATTTAATTAA
- the gdhA gene encoding NADP-specific glutamate dehydrogenase — protein MEQSVKDFLEVVSKRNQNEPEFMQAVHEVAETVIPFIEKNKKYQNAMLLERMVEPERIVMFRVPWLDDKGNTQINRGFRIQMNSAIGPYKGGLRFHPTVNLSVLKFLAFEQVFKNSLTTLPMGGGKGGSDFDPKGKSDNEVMKFCQSFMTELQRHIGADTDVPAGDIGVGGREIGFLFGQYKRIRNEFTGILTGKGRSYGGSLIRPEATGYGNVYFAQNMLALKGDKLEGKRVVISGSGNVAQYAAEKATQLGAKVITMSDSGGYILDETGIDAEKLAFVMELKNEKRGRISEYADKFKSAKYFEGETPWSTKCDIALPCATQNELHEDDAKQLVKNGCKLVGEGANMPTTPEAIEIFQKANILFSPGKASNAGGVATSGLEMSQNSMRYNWTAEDVDKKLHEIMKNIHDACVEYGSDGNGNVDYVKGANIAGFVKVADAMLAQGVV, from the coding sequence ATGGAGCAAAGTGTAAAAGACTTTTTGGAGGTGGTTTCTAAAAGAAATCAGAACGAACCAGAATTTATGCAAGCCGTACATGAGGTTGCCGAAACGGTAATCCCATTTATAGAAAAAAACAAAAAATACCAGAATGCCATGCTTTTAGAGCGAATGGTGGAACCAGAGCGCATAGTCATGTTCAGGGTGCCATGGTTGGACGATAAAGGAAATACACAAATAAACAGGGGTTTCAGAATCCAAATGAACTCTGCTATTGGACCTTACAAAGGTGGTTTGCGTTTTCACCCAACTGTCAACCTTAGTGTTTTGAAATTCCTGGCTTTCGAGCAGGTTTTCAAAAACAGCTTAACCACATTGCCAATGGGTGGTGGTAAAGGAGGATCGGATTTTGACCCAAAAGGAAAATCCGATAATGAAGTAATGAAATTTTGCCAAAGTTTTATGACCGAACTACAACGCCACATTGGAGCAGATACAGATGTGCCTGCAGGAGATATAGGAGTTGGTGGTCGTGAGATTGGATTCTTGTTTGGACAATACAAGCGCATTAGAAATGAATTTACCGGGATCCTTACTGGAAAAGGGCGTTCTTATGGAGGTTCGTTAATTCGTCCAGAAGCAACAGGGTACGGAAATGTTTATTTCGCACAAAACATGTTGGCTTTAAAAGGAGATAAGTTGGAGGGAAAAAGAGTAGTAATATCAGGTTCTGGGAATGTTGCGCAGTACGCTGCAGAAAAAGCGACGCAACTTGGAGCTAAAGTGATCACCATGTCCGATTCTGGTGGATATATCCTAGATGAGACTGGGATAGATGCTGAAAAATTGGCATTTGTAATGGAACTTAAGAATGAAAAGCGTGGTAGAATTTCTGAATATGCCGATAAATTTAAAAGCGCTAAATATTTCGAAGGAGAAACTCCGTGGAGTACCAAATGTGATATCGCTTTGCCATGTGCTACCCAAAATGAACTGCACGAAGACGATGCCAAGCAATTGGTAAAAAATGGTTGCAAATTGGTTGGAGAAGGTGCTAACATGCCAACTACCCCAGAGGCTATTGAAATTTTCCAAAAAGCTAATATTTTGTTCTCTCCCGGAAAAGCTTCCAACGCAGGAGGGGTAGCAACATCTGGTCTTGAGATGTCCCAAAACTCAATGAGATACAACTGGACAGCAGAAGATGTAGATAAAAAACTTCATGAGATCATGAAAAATATTCATGATGCATGTGTGGAGTACGGAAGCGATGGAAATGGAAATGTAGATTACGTGAAAGGAGCGAACATCGCTGGTTTCGTAAAGGTAGCAGATGCTATGCTTGCGCAGGGAGTAGTATAA